Genomic window (Tissierellales bacterium):
AAGAGTTAGAGGAATATTATTCCGCTATAGTAAGCTATCCAGATATAGAATATAGAAAGTTAAAGAAAAGTATATCAAAGTATCTAGGTTGCAGCAGAAAAAATATAGTTGTAGGTAATGGTGCAGTAGAAATAATAGACAATTTTGCTCAATTATTTAATAGAATAATTGTGTTTTTACCATCATTCTCCGAATATGAAATGAGAGGAGAAGTTCATGGAAAAGAAGTAGTTAAAATAAACCTTACAAAAGATTTTAAAATACCAATAGAAAAATTAAAATTAACAATACGAAAAGGCGATTTAATATTTATAGGCAACCCTAATAATCCAACAGGTCTTAGACTTTTAGAAAAAGAGTTATTAGATATATATAAAGTAGCTAGAGAAGGGCAAGGATTTTTATTTTTAGATGAAGCATTCTTTGAATTTTGTCCTAAAGATTATGATAGTATAGAAATATTTAAAAAATATGATTATGAAAGTGTGGCAATAATTAGAGCAGCAACTAAATTCTTTGCATTACCAGGATTAAGATTAGGTTATGGATGTACTTCATTAGATATAGTAGAAGAATACAATGAAATAAAACTACCCTGGAGTATAAATGCAATGGCAGATGGTGCAGGAAGATATATATTTAATTGTAAGGATTATATAAAAAAAAGTAAGGATTATATAGATAGTGAAAGAAAGTTTTTATTAAATAGTCTATTAGAAATAGAAGAATTTAAAGTTTTTCCTACAGATACAAATTATATTTTAATTAAACTCTTAAAATGGGATGAAGAATTTGTGTTTCAACATATGTTGGAAAGAGGATTTCTTATTAGAAAATGTTCTAGTTTTGAAGGCTTAGACGGTAGTTATATTAGAATAGCAATAAAGAATAGGGAAAATAATGAAAAATTGTTGAAGGCCTTTAAGGAGTTGGAAAGATAATATGAAAATGATTATGATATCTGGGGGAAATAGTGGCAGTGGTAAAACTTTAGTATCAATTGGTCTTTTAAGGGCGTTAAGAAATAAAGGATTAAACATATGTGGATATAAAACAGGACCAGATTTTATAGATAGACAATTTTTAGAAATAGCTTCAGGAAGAAGAGGGGGAAATTTAGACTTTCACCTTATGGGGGAAGAAGGAGTCTTAAATGGAATTGCTTTAGGTGAAGGAAAATATAGTATAGTTGAAGGGGCTATGGGTTATTTTGATGGCATATACAATACTTTTGAAAACTCTAGTTATGATATAGCAAGAAAGTTAGATATAAATACTATATTAGTTTATAGACCAAAAGGAGAAATGTTTTCTACTATACCTAAGATAAAAGGAATGGTAGATTTTAAAGAGTCTAAAATAAAAGGATTAATATTAAATGGTATAAGAAAAGATTTGTACCCTATGTATAAAGAAAAAATTGAGAAATACATAGATATAAAAGTCCTAGGATTTGTAGAGAACAATGAAGAACTAGAATTAGATAGTCAACATTTAGGTCTTATTCAAAGTGGAGAAATAGAAAATATAGAAGAAAAGTTAGATAGGATAGCTTCTATAGTAGAAGAAAACATATGTATTAACAGTTTATTAGAACTTATGAAGGATATAAAATTACCTTCTTTTAAATACCGAAAAAAAAGAGATATTACTGTAGCTATTCCTTTGGACAAAGCTTTTTCATTTTACTATACAGAAAATCTACAAATATTAGAAGAAATTTGTAATGTAGTTTATTTCTCGCCATTAGAAGATAATGTTTTGCCGGTCTGTGACCTTTTATATATAGGAGGGGGATATCCTGAAATATATAAAGAAGAACTTAGTAATAATTTAAGTATGATAAACTCCATAAAAAAACATATAGAAAAGGGTGGCTTTACCTACGGTGAGGGAGGAGGCCTTATGTATCTAATGGGGGAAATAGAGGGTGCAAAAATGTGTGGAATATTTAAGGGTAGTAGTATTATGACAGATAGACTTCAACGATTTGGATATGTAAATATAGAAATTAAAGAAGAATGCCTTCTCGGTGAAAGTGGGGACATACTTTCAGGTCATGAATTCCATAGGTCTATAACTAATATTGAGGATAAAAAACTATTTAATATTTCTAAACCTAAAAGTAAAAGAACTTGGGAATGTGGATATTCTTACAAAAATACTTTAGTTGGCTATCCTCATATACACTTTCTAGGAAATAAAAAGGCTTTAAACAACCTTTTAATAAAAGTAGAGAAAGGGAGTGGAAACTTTGTATATTAAAAATCCTAATAAAATAGAAAATAAGAGTATGGAAATAATAGATGAAGTAATGAATGATATAAGTTATACTGAAGAAGAAAAAATAATAGTAAAAAGAATGATACACACAACAGGAGACTTTGATTATAAAAATATTATAGAATTTAAAAATGATTTTGTAACTAAGGCTAAAGAAGGAATAAAAGAAGGAAAAATATTATATACAGATACAAGAATGGCTTTTTCAGGTATTAATAGGAAAGCTTTGAAAAAAGCCTCTTTAGAGCTTCAATGTTTAGTAAGTGATGATAAAACTTGGGAGATGTCAAAAGAAAAAAAGACTACTAGATCAGCAGTAGCCATAGATTTAGCCGTATCTATGGGTATAGATATCTTTGTTATAGGCAATGCCCCAACAGCTCTTTTTAGATTATGTGAATTAATAGGGGAGGGAAAAGTTAATCCTAAATTTATTATAGGTGTGCCAGTAGGTTTTGTAGGGGCAGCAGAGTCAAAGGAACTATTAAGAACTGTAGATGTACCATCTATAACTACAGTAGGTACAAAAGGTGGAAGTAACGTAGCAGCTTCAATAGTGAATGCTCTTTTATATATGGTGGTTGGTAGATAAATGGAAGATATGTATATTATTAAAGAAGGTAGGAAATTAAGATGTGGTTATACAACAGGAAGTTGTGCTACTGCAGCAGCAAAAGCAGCTGCTTTAATATTAAAAAATAGAGAGAAGGTAAATTTTGTAGAAATAGATACTCCAGCAGAAATTAAATTAAAATTAGAAATTACTAATATAAAAAGAGAAGAAAATTCAGTATCTTGTTGTGTTATAAAAGACGGTGGAGATGATCCAGATGTAACAGATGGTATGGAAATATGTGCTAAGGTTAGTGAGCGAAACGATGGTGTAATTAATATAGATGGAGGAAAAGGGATCGGTAGAATAAAGAGAAAAGGTCTCTTTGGAGAAATAGGAGAAGCAGCTATAAATTTAGTACCTAGAAAAATGATTGAAAAAGAATTAAAAAAAGTTTCGACTAGAGGATATGATGTTATAGTATATGCACCTTTAGGAAAGGATATAGCTGAAAAAACTTATAATAAGAGAATAGGAATAGAAGATGGAATATCAATAATTGGAACTAAAGGCATAGTTTATCCTATGTCGGAGGATGCTCTTAAAAAAACTATATACATGGAAATAGATAATATTATTGAAACCTATGGAAAAGAGCATATAATATTAGTTCTTGGGAATTATGGGGAAAAAATAGCAGATAAGTTGAATCTTAAAGGGGAAAAGGTGAAAATTTCTAATTTTATAGGTGATTCTTTATTATATATCCATAATAAAGGGTTTAAATCCATAACATTAATAGGTCATATTGGAAAGTTTTCAAAACTATCTTTAGGAGTATTTAATACTCATAGTAAAATATGTGATGGAAGAATGGAGGCTTTCGTATATTATTTAGCTTTTAGAGGGGCCCCTTTAAAGCTTTTAGATAAAGTAAATAACTGTTTAACAGCAGAAGAAGCAATAAATTTATGCATAGAAGAAGGTTATGAAACTGTTGTAAAGGATATGGAAAAAGGCTGTGAAAAACGAATTCAAAGGTATTTAAAAGATGAAAACTTTCCTGTAAAGGTATTAATATATTCTATGGAGAAAGGAGTTTTCCTATGATAATAGTTGCTGGAGTAGGACCAGGGGATCCTAAGTATATGACCCTAGATGTATTAGATGCTATTAAGAATACGCCTAATGTAGTTGCATTTAATAGAGTATCAGAGTCTTTAGTAGATATTAGGAAGAATTATATAAAAGTGTCTACAGTAAAGGAAGTTTTAGATTGTATAGAAGAATATGAAGAAGTACTAATACTAGCATCAGGAGATCCTTGTTTCTATGGTATATTAGAATATCTTAAAAAGAAAGAAATAAAGATAGACAAAGTTTTACCAGGGCTTTCTTCTTTTCAATATATGATGAGTAAATTAAACAAAAGTTGGCATAAGGCAGTATTTTTGTCCCTCCATGGAAGGGAAGCAGATTTAGCAAAAGTTCAAGACAAGCCATTATCCATAATCCTTACAGATAACCACAATACTCCTTCTAGTATATCAGAAAGACTGGGCGAGCTAGGAATAAAAGGGAAAATATATGCAGGATATGATTTATCTTATGAAGATGAATTAATAATAGAAAAAAGTATTGGAGAAAAAATAGTGGATATATCTTCATTAGCAGTGGTGGTGGTTGAAAATGAAATGGGTTAAAGATGAAAACTTTATAAGAGGTAATATTCCTATGACTAAATTTGAAATACGGGTTCTTACTATTGCTAGTTTGAATATAGAAAAAGAAGATGTATTTTTAGACATAGGAGCTGGAACAGGAAGTATATCCGTAGAGGCAGCCCTCCAAGGAGGAGAGGTGTGGGCCGTAGAAAAAGAGGAAGCAGGGGTAAAGCTTATTAAAGAAAATGCTAAAAAATTTGGAGTAGATATGAATATTATAAAAGGAATAGCTCCTAACTCTTTGCCTTCAATAAGAATTGATAAATGTTTCATTGGTGGAAGTAAGGGAAAACTAGAGGACATATTTAATTATTTAGATGATAATATGCAAGAAGAAGGTGTAGTAGTAGGTAATTTTATTACTCTTAATAATTTAAATGAATTTTTAGAACTTTTGAAAAGATATAATTATACAGATATAGAAACAAGACTTGTACAAACGTCCAAAATCAATA
Coding sequences:
- the cbiT gene encoding precorrin-6Y C5,15-methyltransferase (decarboxylating) subunit CbiT — translated: MKWVKDENFIRGNIPMTKFEIRVLTIASLNIEKEDVFLDIGAGTGSISVEAALQGGEVWAVEKEEAGVKLIKENAKKFGVDMNIIKGIAPNSLPSIRIDKCFIGGSKGKLEDIFNYLDDNMQEEGVVVGNFITLNNLNEFLELLKRYNYTDIETRLVQTSKINKIGMLKGNNPVFIVKGVKK
- a CDS encoding histidinol-phosphate transaminase encodes the protein MEHGGDVFSYEKYYKGQIVDYSSNINPLGMPESLMKELEEYYSAIVSYPDIEYRKLKKSISKYLGCSRKNIVVGNGAVEIIDNFAQLFNRIIVFLPSFSEYEMRGEVHGKEVVKINLTKDFKIPIEKLKLTIRKGDLIFIGNPNNPTGLRLLEKELLDIYKVAREGQGFLFLDEAFFEFCPKDYDSIEIFKKYDYESVAIIRAATKFFALPGLRLGYGCTSLDIVEEYNEIKLPWSINAMADGAGRYIFNCKDYIKKSKDYIDSERKFLLNSLLEIEEFKVFPTDTNYILIKLLKWDEEFVFQHMLERGFLIRKCSSFEGLDGSYIRIAIKNRENNEKLLKAFKELER
- the cbiE gene encoding precorrin-6y C5,15-methyltransferase (decarboxylating) subunit CbiE, which gives rise to MIIVAGVGPGDPKYMTLDVLDAIKNTPNVVAFNRVSESLVDIRKNYIKVSTVKEVLDCIEEYEEVLILASGDPCFYGILEYLKKKEIKIDKVLPGLSSFQYMMSKLNKSWHKAVFLSLHGREADLAKVQDKPLSIILTDNHNTPSSISERLGELGIKGKIYAGYDLSYEDELIIEKSIGEKIVDISSLAVVVVENEMG
- a CDS encoding precorrin-8X methylmutase; amino-acid sequence: METLYIKNPNKIENKSMEIIDEVMNDISYTEEEKIIVKRMIHTTGDFDYKNIIEFKNDFVTKAKEGIKEGKILYTDTRMAFSGINRKALKKASLELQCLVSDDKTWEMSKEKKTTRSAVAIDLAVSMGIDIFVIGNAPTALFRLCELIGEGKVNPKFIIGVPVGFVGAAESKELLRTVDVPSITTVGTKGGSNVAASIVNALLYMVVGR
- a CDS encoding cobyrinate a,c-diamide synthase, whose product is MKMIMISGGNSGSGKTLVSIGLLRALRNKGLNICGYKTGPDFIDRQFLEIASGRRGGNLDFHLMGEEGVLNGIALGEGKYSIVEGAMGYFDGIYNTFENSSYDIARKLDINTILVYRPKGEMFSTIPKIKGMVDFKESKIKGLILNGIRKDLYPMYKEKIEKYIDIKVLGFVENNEELELDSQHLGLIQSGEIENIEEKLDRIASIVEENICINSLLELMKDIKLPSFKYRKKRDITVAIPLDKAFSFYYTENLQILEEICNVVYFSPLEDNVLPVCDLLYIGGGYPEIYKEELSNNLSMINSIKKHIEKGGFTYGEGGGLMYLMGEIEGAKMCGIFKGSSIMTDRLQRFGYVNIEIKEECLLGESGDILSGHEFHRSITNIEDKKLFNISKPKSKRTWECGYSYKNTLVGYPHIHFLGNKKALNNLLIKVEKGSGNFVY
- the cbiD gene encoding cobalt-precorrin-5B (C(1))-methyltransferase CbiD, with amino-acid sequence MEDMYIIKEGRKLRCGYTTGSCATAAAKAAALILKNREKVNFVEIDTPAEIKLKLEITNIKREENSVSCCVIKDGGDDPDVTDGMEICAKVSERNDGVINIDGGKGIGRIKRKGLFGEIGEAAINLVPRKMIEKELKKVSTRGYDVIVYAPLGKDIAEKTYNKRIGIEDGISIIGTKGIVYPMSEDALKKTIYMEIDNIIETYGKEHIILVLGNYGEKIADKLNLKGEKVKISNFIGDSLLYIHNKGFKSITLIGHIGKFSKLSLGVFNTHSKICDGRMEAFVYYLAFRGAPLKLLDKVNNCLTAEEAINLCIEEGYETVVKDMEKGCEKRIQRYLKDENFPVKVLIYSMEKGVFL